The nucleotide window TGCGCCGCGCCGACTTGTTCTGGGCGGTGGATTCCGGCGCCATCGGCCTAGTGAACTCTGCAGGCCTGGCACAACCACTTCCGCACAGCCTGACCGGGCAATTGCAGCCGGAATTCCGCTTTCCAGACTGGACACCCATCAGCGGCCGAATTCGCACCCTGCCCTACAATCGGGAAAGGCTGGCAGCAGAAGATATTCCCGATGATATTATGGCGCTGGCCGACAGCGACCTGAAAATTGGCTGGGCACCGGCTTATGCCTCATTTCAGTCTTTTGTGACTGCCATGCGCCTGTTAAAGGGAGACAAAGTCACCAAGGAGTGGCTGCGCGCCGTCAGCAAACACGCCAAAAAATACGCCGGTGAACTTGGCGTGGTGATGGCCGTAGAGCGGGGCGAAGTGGATGTGGGCTTTGCCAATCACTATTACACCTTGCGCCTGAAGTCCGGTAAGCCGGATGCCCGCGTCAACTTGGCGTTTACCAACAACGACGCCGGCTGCCTGGTCAACGCCTCTGGCATTGTTGCCCTCAGTGAAGGCGAGCTGCCGGTGAACTTTATTCGTTACCTGCTTACCCGGGAAGTGCAGTCCTACCTGGCCAATGAGGCGTTTGAAATTCCCCTGGTATCAGGCATAGCACCGCCTAACGGCTTGCCGTCATTGGGTACCGTATCCCCCCCTACCGTAGACCTCACCAAACTCGCCGACTTGCGCCCTACTCTGAACCTGATGCGCAGTGCCGGCGTGCTATGACCCGCTGGCCCTATTCGTACCCTATAGCATTATTGGTTGCCCTTTTTGCGCTGCTGCCAGTGGTGGTTCTGTTCACCCTGGCCGTGGATACCGCGCAACTGTTCGATAGCCGCAATCTACAGGTGCTGGGAAACACACTGTTGCTGATGGCGATAACAGCAGCAGGTGCTGTTGTCATTGGCGTGCCTCTGGCGCTGCTTACCGCTTACGTGCAACTGCCATGGCGCCGTTTCTGGCTGGTGATTTTGGTAGCACCGCTGGCCATGCCCAGCTACATCGGCGCTTTTACTCTGTATGCCGCCTTTGGCCCCGGCGGCGAAATTAATCAATTGTTTGGCTTAGCAACCCCAGCCTTCGAAGGCTTAAGCGGTGCAGCCATTGTAATGACTTTATACACCTACCCGTTTGTGTTGCTGGCCACTCGTGCCTCTTTGCTCAATCTGGACCCGAGTATGGTGGATGCCGCCCGCACTCTGGGTATGCCCTTGTTGCAGAGCCTGTGGAAAGTGGTACTGCCCAGAGTGGGCAATGGCATTGCCGCCGGTGCGCTACTGGCAGCCATGTACGCACTATCGGACTTTGGCACACCGGCGATTTTGGGCCTCGACACGTTCACCCGAGTTATTTACGTAGAATACAACGCCTTTGGCCTCAGCCAGGCGGCTATGCTGTCGTTGCAACTGTTGGCGGTGGCCGGGTTAATTCTGTTTCTTGAGTCACGGGTAAAGAGCACCCGCGAGCGCCCTGGGCGGCCATTGGTTCTGTGGCCAAGACGTTCGCAAGCGACACTGATGATTGCCGCTGTATTGCCGATTATTTTGTTGGCTATTGTGTTGCCACTGGCGGTGTTGTTCCTGTGGTTATGGCGGGAAGGCAGCGGTACCTTTACCTTGCAGTACGCATGGAACTCCACCTACGCATCTTTGTTGGCAGCGGCTGTGGCTGTGTTATTGGCCATACCCGTGGCCCACGCCGCCATTCGCGGCAAATTAGGGCGCTTTATGGAGCGCGTTATTTACCTAGGCTTTGGCGTGCCCGGCATTGTGATGGGCACTGCACTGGTGTACCTGGGTTTGCAATTGCCCGCCTTGTACCAAACTCTGGGGCTGTTGGTGTTTGCCTATGTGCTGCGCTTTTTGCCGCTGGCGGTTGGCACCATTCGTTCCAATGCGGAAAATCTGGATGGCAGCCTGGTGAACGCCGCTCGAGTACTGGGGGCCTCACCCAGCGAAGCGTTTCGGCGGGTTACCCTGCCGCTTACCTTGCGCGGTATTATTGCCGGTGGCGCCTTGGTATTTTTAGAAGCCATGCGCGAACTGCCCGCCACCCTGCTGTTGGGGCCAACCAATTTCGAAACCTTGGCCACCTATCTTTGGCGAGTATATGAAGCGGGCTTATTTGGCCAGGCAGCCATTCCCGGTTTGCTGCTGGTGGTGATATCCGGCCTCGGCCTGGCGTTAATGTTTTCCGGTGAACGCTGGAATTTAAAAGAATCGAAGGAACAGTAGTGCTTAAGGTAACTGACCTCAGCGTTCGCTACGGTGATAATACCGTTGTAGAGAACATCAATTTCTCGCTCCAGCAAGACGAGATACTGATGCTGGTGGGCCCTACCGGCTGCGGCAAAACCACAGTGCTACGAGCACTGGCAGGGCTGGTACCCATGGCCAGTGGCGAAATTCATTTAGGCGACTGGCAAGCAACACCACAAACACCCATTGCACCGGAGCAGCGCAATGTGGGCATGGTCTTCCAGGATTTCGCCCTATTCCCCCATCTCACGGTAGAACAAAACATTGGTTTTCGTATTAACGACAAACAACAAGTTAATCACTGGATAGAACTGCTTGGCCTGGAGCCCTGGCGCCAGGCAAAACCGGACACGCTTTCCGGCGGCCAAAAGCAGCGGGTGGCATTGGCACGAACCCTGGCCCATCAACCGGCTTTTGTATTGCTCGACGAGCCGCTATCGAATCTGGATGCAGCACTCAAAGACGACGTGCGCTGGGAAATCCGCAACGCCTTGAAGTCCGCTGGAGTGCCCGCTGTCTGGGTTACTCACGATCAGGAAGAGGCCTTATCCATCGGCGATCGAGTTGGCGTTCTCAAGAAAGGAAAACTGGAACAGTTAGATACTCCAGAAGCCTGCTACAGCAAGCCCGCCAATCGGTTTGTCGCACGTTTCTTGGGAGAAGCCAGCTTTATGGATGGCCAGCTGGAAACCGACTCAAACCGTGTGGCAACCGAGCTGGGCGGTGCCCCGGGGCTGCCCATCGATGGCGCCAGCGGCGATATTAGCCTACTGATCCGTCCGGATGACCTGTCCCTTGAGATCAACGGCAATGGCAATGGCCAAGTGCAATGGGCCCGCTACGAAGGCAGTGCACGACTCTATGCCGTACAAACGGATAAAGGCGCGCTATTAAAAGTGCGCTGCAGCCACGAAAACCAGGTACAACCTGGCGATCGAGTCAGCCTGCGTATTACGACTACTCACCCCTTGGCAGTTTTTAACAAAGACAGCCAGTAACCCAACCCTCAGCCAGCAAACGGAGAGCCTGACAAATACACTTGCAGGCTATTTATACCCCTGCAAACAAAATAATGAGAATTATTATCAATATTAATTGTCAATAATTTTGCTTATCACTACAATGATCACCATTCTAGTTCACAACAACCTAAAGAAGTAACCAAGGGGCCTCATCAATGAAATTTCACCCACTTCCATTGGCAGTGGCAATTGCCGTTGCCAGCAGTTCTGCTTTTGCAGAGGAACAGAAAAGGATTATCGACGAAGAAATTATTACCGAAGGCAAATACCTTTCTACCGATAAATTGAATTCCCTTAAAACGCCGACACCGATTATCGACGTACCCCAGAGTCTGTCCATATTCACAGCAGACCAAATCACCGAACGCGGTGTTACCAGCATTCGCGATATCGTCGACTACACCCCTGGTGTAAACACGTCTCAAGGTGAAGGTCATCGCGATGCAGTAGTATTTCGCGGCGTGCGCTCAACCGCCGACTTTTACATTGACGGCAACCGCGATGACGTTCAGTACTACCGCGGTCTTTACAACCTGGAGCAGGTTGAAATCCTGCGCGGCCCCAATGCGCTGCTATTTGGTCGCGGCGGTACCGGCGGCATCATCAACCGGGTATCCAAAAAAGCTGAGCTGGGCGTTGAATCCACTGGCTACAAAACCACCCTCAACACCTTTGGCGGCTTCGGCGCTGAGATCGACACCAACCTGAGCACTGGTGAAAGCTCTGCGTTCCGTCTGAACGCCATGTACGAGAGCCTGGAAAACCACCGCGACTTCTTTGACGGCGACCGCATTGGTGTTAACCCAACCGCCAAATTCGAGCTCAGCGAAGACACTACCCTCGACCTGTCCTACGAGTACGCAGACCACGAGCGTTTTATCGACCGCGGCATTCCCACCGGCCCTGACGGCCGCCCGGTAGAAGCGCTGGAAGATATCGTATTTACCGACCCGGAAAACAGTTTTACCACTTTGAAGGCACATATCTTCCGTGCCGCCCTGGAGCACAACATTTCCGATTCCGTGAAAGCCAATGTCAGCGCGTTCTACGGTGATTACGACAAGGTGTACCAGAATTTCTTTGCTACCAATTACGACGCAACCACCAATATCGTTGAGCTCGACGGTTACATTGACGAAACGGATCGTCAAAACCTAATTTTGTCATCCAACTTGGTGGCTGAGCTGGACAATCACACATTCATTGTGGGTGGTGAGTATATCGATACCTCATCAGACCAATTCCGCTTTAACACCGTTTTTGATACCACCAATGACGACCGGGAGTTTTTCCTGGCAACCCGCCCCATCAATCTGCGTGGCGGCACCGGTGTAAACGCTTCCGGCCAGGCCACTAATGTCGCGTTCACAGATCTGAATGATGACACTCGAGTAAATATCGAAGTGACCTCTTTCTACATTCAGGATCAGATTGAAGTATCAGAACAATTCGATATCTTGCTGGGGCTGCGTTACGACAGCTTCGATATTGAAGTTAATAATGTTGACCCAACATCCTCTTCTTTCGGCGTTCGTAACCGCACCGATAACGAAGTGTCTCCACGCGCTGGCTTGATCTATAAGCCACAAGAAAATGTGTCTCTGTACGCCAGTTACAGTGAGTCATTTTTGCCGCGCAGTGGCGAACAGTTTGCCAACATCAACGGCAGCAATGATGCCCTCGACCCCAATACCTTCAGCAACCGTGAAATCGGCCTGAAGTGGGACTTTGCTGAGGGCCTTAGCCTGACCGCAGCCCTGTTTGAGAACGAGCAGAGCTCACCACAGGTTGCTGATAATGACCCATCCACCCTGGATGTGATTGATTCCGTAATTGAAGGTCTGGAACTGCAACTGGCTGGTCGCGTTACTGATTACTGGACTCTATCTGCCAACTACAGCAACCTCGATGGCGTGATCATTAATCGCAGCGGCTCCACTGGCCTGACGCCACGTGAGTTGCCAGAGAATACCTTCTCTGTATGGAACACCTTCCAGGTGAGCGATGTGTTTGGTTTTGGTATCGGTGCAACCTACCAAGACGACAGTTTCATCAACAACGGAAACACCGCCTTGCTGCCCAGCTACACCCGTGTTGATGCGTCTTTCTACTACGATTTATCTGACGACCTACGTGTTCAGCTGAATATCGAGAACTTGACTGATGAGTTGTACTTCCCCAACTCTCACTCCACCCATCAGGCTACTGTGGGCGCACCGATTAATGCCATGTTTACTGTTACCGGTAAATTCTAAGCATTAGACAAACTTGCACTGATCATCGTGCAAATAAAAACCCCGGCTTTTCGAAGTCGGGGTTTTTTCTGTGTAAATACAAATGCGTTTTTAACGCCCAAAAATCATTTGTTTAATCAAAGGCACTTTGGAAATACTCTGCACTACCAAAACCGCCAAAACATGAACACCAGCAGCTATCATAGCAATGTCTGCGGAAATGCTGTGGGTTAGCTGCACCCAGTCTTCCCCCCAGAACATATCCCACTCTTGCATCCAGCCGCTGATACCACACACCAGGATTGAGCCCAGCAAAAACAGCACCATCAGTGCTCCTAATGGGTTATGACCATAGTGTGGTTGTTTAAGTGATTGAGGGGCGCCTTGAATATGGGCTTTCAGCTTCGCCCAAGTGGGCCAGAATTGGCGGAACCGGGCAGTTTCAGTACCAATAAAGCCCCAGATTAATCGCAGACCAATAAACACCAAGATTGCATAGCCTACCCACTCGTGGGGCGGATCACCTTCTTCAAGAAACCAGTAGTTACTGATAAAGGCGCCCGCCATACACCAGTGGAAAATCCGAACAAAAATATCCCAGATCACGGATTCGATGCTTGAGTATCTATTCGGTTATTTAGTGTTTAGTTAGTCCACTTCCTTTTTAACAATTTCGCCGGTTTTCGGGTTGAAATAGACCTCGATCTTGGTGCGCTTGCCATCGATCATCTCCCAACCATAAATTTCGTAGCAATGGCCATCGACTTTGAATTTTTTGATTTCAAAACCGTACTCATTGACGATTTTTTTCTGCATATCCAATGGAGTCATCCATTGATCTTGGGGGAGTTTGGGGCAGTCCGCACCGGCAAGTACCTGGCCCGAGCACGCAGCTGCGATCAACAATGGCAGGGTTTTGATCACTTTATTCATGGCTTTTCCTTAAATGGTAAGAGGAGTTTTTATATAGAGGTGAAAGACAAACTTCACAGAGCAAATAGAAATGATAACCAGTATCAGATTACACAGCAATGACAAAGTCCAACAAGGTGAACTAAAGAGCCTATAACCCCCTGGCCAGCAGGCCGTCGGCGGTAAACACAATCAATCCCAGCCAGATAAACCCAAAGCTCACCAGCTGGTTCACATCAAACGCCTCGTTATAGACAAACACCGCCAACAAAAATGAAATGGTCGGCGTCAGGTACTGAATCAAACCGATAACTGACAAATTAAGGCGCTGCGCGGCGGCTGCGTAACACACCAACGGGGCACTGGTGAGCAAGCCAGCGGAAAGCAATAAAATATCGATCTCTACCCGTGAATGGGCAAACACCAGAGTACCGGACATCGACAACCACACCAGATAACCCACAGCCATGGGCAGCAACAGCAGAGTTTCTACACAAAGACCCAAACTGGCGTCGACCACCGCCTTTTTACGCAGTAAGCCGTACAGACCAAAACTCACCGCCAAAGCCAACGCCACCCACGGCAAATAGCCAATTTGCCACAGTTGCCAGCACACCCCACACACTGCCAGCATCACCGCTACCCACTGAGGACGGCGCAAGCGTTCGCCGAGAAACAGCACGCCCATCACCACATTCACCAGTGGCGTCATAAAGTACCCCAGGCTGGTTTCGAGAATACGATCTACGGTGACGGCCCACGTAAAAATCAACCAGTTCACCGAAATAGCAATGGCAGACAATATCAGCCATCCCATCAATTGACGGTTGCCAAGTACCTGAACCAGGGAGTTCCAGCGCTTCATCAAAACCACTAAAGACAGCAACAACAACAGTGACCAAACCACTCGATGAGCCAACAACTCGAGAACGGGCACCTCCGCGACCGCTTTAAAATAAATGGGGAAAAGGCCCCACATACCAAAGGCGGCGAGTGCAAAGTACAAGCCGTGGCGAGCTTGATAATCCGGTTGGTTCATAACACTGTCTACAACTAGGAGGCGCAAAAGCGCCTATACTGGCAGCACAGCTTCGTACTCACAAGGAGGAACGCAGAAATGGCCAAAGCCCTTGGTATAGGTGGCGTATTTTTCAAAAGTGATAACCCCAAACAGCTAGCCCAGTGGTACCAACGCTGGCTGAATGTTCCCGTGGTGGACGATTACCACTTCGCCAGTTTTTCCCCAGACACCATGCCTGCAAACAGCTGTGGAGTGTGGTCGCCCTTTCAATCAGACACTGATTATTTTGCACCCTCGGACCAATCCTTTATGTTCAACTTGATTGTGGACGACCTGGACGGCGCGCTAGCACAAGTGGTGGAAGGCGGTGCGAAATTGATTGGTGAGATTGACGAGCAAAGCTACGGCCGCTTTGGCTGGTTTATGGACCCAGATGGCAATAAAGTAGAGCTTTGGCAACCCGTCCTTTAAAGAGAATTAGCCCCATTTCTATACGCACTTTTTTTTCCTTATGGCTGCTGATGCTATCGACGCTTAGTGTCGGGCAACAAGATATCCGCTGCGCTTCTTTCCAATGGGTAACTGACACTGATGGCGGCGAAAAAGCGGCCATGGTGGTCAGTGCCGTTATCAACGGCAAAGCCGTGGCCATGCAATTTGACACCGGCTCCGACGTCAGTGTGCTCTATGGTCAACAGCAAGCAGCGTCTTTGGGGCTAGCCGTTGTTGAACGGCCTGGCGACCGTATGATTGCTGAAGGTCACCTGGCTATCGGTGAGATGGATTTTCTCAGGCAGGCTTTACACATTGTCGATTACCCACCAGCCCAGGTAGCAGGCCGCATTGGCATGCGTACTCTGTTGGGCAATATTGTACAAATCGATTACCCCAGCCAACAGATATGCCTGTTGAGTAAGGCGCAATATCACTTGTCACGCAATCGTATTCGCCAAGTACAGGCGCATATCCGCAGCAGCAAGTTGTTTATAAACACAGAATTTAACGGTAACCAAGAGCAGCAGTTATTCTTTGATACCGGTGCCAGTTTGTATGCCCTGCTCACTGACAAACCCCACTGGCAACAGCTAACCGGCCGCCAAGGCAACGAAAAAAGTAATCTGACCATAGAGGGTTGGGCCAATGACCAAGTGGTTACCACAATAGGTGCGCCGTTAAAGGGAGGTCTTTTGCTTGGCGGCTTGGAAGTTGAAAGCCTGCACGCTCACTACATTCGTGAAAGACCCAACTACTTTGCCAATTTGCCTTTGGAAGCAGATGGCTTACTGGGCAATGCTTTGTTTTTCGATAAAAAAATCATTCTTGATCTGCGAAACAAGCGTACCTGGTTTGGCATTTTTAAATAATCACAGACCATTAAGAACAATTGTAGTGCAACAGTTTTAACCCCTTTCGGCGGTCGGCCTCAGGAAACTCCGGATGCTCGGCCAAACGCTCCACAAATACTAGCTGGGGCAATTGTTCCGCAAACGCAGTCTTTAGAAAATCGTCACTGAGATTGGGATCATTCAAGCAGGCCAGTACGTGAGTACCCTTGGACAGAACCCTTGGTAAGTGACGCAGTAAACGGGGATAGTCCTTTTCCGCCACAAAACTGCCCTTTTGAAAACTCGGCGGGTC belongs to bacterium SCSIO 12696 and includes:
- a CDS encoding extracellular solute-binding protein — encoded protein: MQRRAFLQSLALLGVAGALPASIRALAAAPAAVSVDDLPALEGELTLYLGRGEGGLYEDVLNAIQKRNPKFTLNIRRGPTAALANAIVAEARAGVRRADLFWAVDSGAIGLVNSAGLAQPLPHSLTGQLQPEFRFPDWTPISGRIRTLPYNRERLAAEDIPDDIMALADSDLKIGWAPAYASFQSFVTAMRLLKGDKVTKEWLRAVSKHAKKYAGELGVVMAVERGEVDVGFANHYYTLRLKSGKPDARVNLAFTNNDAGCLVNASGIVALSEGELPVNFIRYLLTREVQSYLANEAFEIPLVSGIAPPNGLPSLGTVSPPTVDLTKLADLRPTLNLMRSAGVL
- a CDS encoding iron ABC transporter permease; the encoded protein is MTRWPYSYPIALLVALFALLPVVVLFTLAVDTAQLFDSRNLQVLGNTLLLMAITAAGAVVIGVPLALLTAYVQLPWRRFWLVILVAPLAMPSYIGAFTLYAAFGPGGEINQLFGLATPAFEGLSGAAIVMTLYTYPFVLLATRASLLNLDPSMVDAARTLGMPLLQSLWKVVLPRVGNGIAAGALLAAMYALSDFGTPAILGLDTFTRVIYVEYNAFGLSQAAMLSLQLLAVAGLILFLESRVKSTRERPGRPLVLWPRRSQATLMIAAVLPIILLAIVLPLAVLFLWLWREGSGTFTLQYAWNSTYASLLAAAVAVLLAIPVAHAAIRGKLGRFMERVIYLGFGVPGIVMGTALVYLGLQLPALYQTLGLLVFAYVLRFLPLAVGTIRSNAENLDGSLVNAARVLGASPSEAFRRVTLPLTLRGIIAGGALVFLEAMRELPATLLLGPTNFETLATYLWRVYEAGLFGQAAIPGLLLVVISGLGLALMFSGERWNLKESKEQ
- a CDS encoding ABC transporter ATP-binding protein; translated protein: MLKVTDLSVRYGDNTVVENINFSLQQDEILMLVGPTGCGKTTVLRALAGLVPMASGEIHLGDWQATPQTPIAPEQRNVGMVFQDFALFPHLTVEQNIGFRINDKQQVNHWIELLGLEPWRQAKPDTLSGGQKQRVALARTLAHQPAFVLLDEPLSNLDAALKDDVRWEIRNALKSAGVPAVWVTHDQEEALSIGDRVGVLKKGKLEQLDTPEACYSKPANRFVARFLGEASFMDGQLETDSNRVATELGGAPGLPIDGASGDISLLIRPDDLSLEINGNGNGQVQWARYEGSARLYAVQTDKGALLKVRCSHENQVQPGDRVSLRITTTHPLAVFNKDSQ
- a CDS encoding TonB-dependent siderophore receptor; translation: MKFHPLPLAVAIAVASSSAFAEEQKRIIDEEIITEGKYLSTDKLNSLKTPTPIIDVPQSLSIFTADQITERGVTSIRDIVDYTPGVNTSQGEGHRDAVVFRGVRSTADFYIDGNRDDVQYYRGLYNLEQVEILRGPNALLFGRGGTGGIINRVSKKAELGVESTGYKTTLNTFGGFGAEIDTNLSTGESSAFRLNAMYESLENHRDFFDGDRIGVNPTAKFELSEDTTLDLSYEYADHERFIDRGIPTGPDGRPVEALEDIVFTDPENSFTTLKAHIFRAALEHNISDSVKANVSAFYGDYDKVYQNFFATNYDATTNIVELDGYIDETDRQNLILSSNLVAELDNHTFIVGGEYIDTSSDQFRFNTVFDTTNDDREFFLATRPINLRGGTGVNASGQATNVAFTDLNDDTRVNIEVTSFYIQDQIEVSEQFDILLGLRYDSFDIEVNNVDPTSSSFGVRNRTDNEVSPRAGLIYKPQENVSLYASYSESFLPRSGEQFANINGSNDALDPNTFSNREIGLKWDFAEGLSLTAALFENEQSSPQVADNDPSTLDVIDSVIEGLELQLAGRVTDYWTLSANYSNLDGVIINRSGSTGLTPRELPENTFSVWNTFQVSDVFGFGIGATYQDDSFINNGNTALLPSYTRVDASFYYDLSDDLRVQLNIENLTDELYFPNSHSTHQATVGAPINAMFTVTGKF
- a CDS encoding cytochrome b/b6 domain-containing protein, whose protein sequence is MIWDIFVRIFHWCMAGAFISNYWFLEEGDPPHEWVGYAILVFIGLRLIWGFIGTETARFRQFWPTWAKLKAHIQGAPQSLKQPHYGHNPLGALMVLFLLGSILVCGISGWMQEWDMFWGEDWVQLTHSISADIAMIAAGVHVLAVLVVQSISKVPLIKQMIFGR
- a CDS encoding PepSY domain-containing protein, translated to MNKVIKTLPLLIAAACSGQVLAGADCPKLPQDQWMTPLDMQKKIVNEYGFEIKKFKVDGHCYEIYGWEMIDGKRTKIEVYFNPKTGEIVKKEVD
- the rarD gene encoding EamA family transporter RarD, with amino-acid sequence MNQPDYQARHGLYFALAAFGMWGLFPIYFKAVAEVPVLELLAHRVVWSLLLLLSLVVLMKRWNSLVQVLGNRQLMGWLILSAIAISVNWLIFTWAVTVDRILETSLGYFMTPLVNVVMGVLFLGERLRRPQWVAVMLAVCGVCWQLWQIGYLPWVALALAVSFGLYGLLRKKAVVDASLGLCVETLLLLPMAVGYLVWLSMSGTLVFAHSRVEIDILLLSAGLLTSAPLVCYAAAAQRLNLSVIGLIQYLTPTISFLLAVFVYNEAFDVNQLVSFGFIWLGLIVFTADGLLARGL
- a CDS encoding VOC family protein, which codes for MAKALGIGGVFFKSDNPKQLAQWYQRWLNVPVVDDYHFASFSPDTMPANSCGVWSPFQSDTDYFAPSDQSFMFNLIVDDLDGALAQVVEGGAKLIGEIDEQSYGRFGWFMDPDGNKVELWQPVL